Part of the Candidatus Nezhaarchaeota archaeon genome is shown below.
TTAGCAGTTAGGACGCTCCAGAGCTCAATGGCCGGAGTCTGCGCCTCATCGAAGCCGTAGGACTCAAAGACCCTCTTAACTATGTTGATTACGTGGTCATACTTAATGGCCTCCTCTGGAAGGAGGTCCTTAGTCCCCCTCGGCCTGCGAAGCTCCAAGACCCTCACCTTAGAGAGCCACCAGGCTCACTGCATAATAGCAGACTTCCCCCTGGCTATTAACTATGGCTAGTACGGGCTCTTTTCGAAGAGACCTCGCAGACCTCACCATTTCGTGAAGCTCGTCTAAGTCGAGGGGCTCTCCTTCAGCTACCCCGTAGACCAAGAACTTAGCCCCCTCCTCACCTACCTTAGCCCCCCTTCGATAAACTCTAAACTCCACTCGGCCGCTGAATCCCTCCTTGACGATGTACCCCCTACGCCTAAGATCAGAATAGATTAAGTACTCTAGCCAAACCTTGGGCCTCTTCGCAGCCACCTCTTTCACAAGCTCCTCGAAGCTCAACTCGCGCTCCCCGTCAAAAACTTTAATCCTGCCCCTCTCAAGAAGATAGAGGGCCTCCACTTCAGTCAGCTTAAGCTTACCAGCTACATAGTCACCGAAGTACGAGGTAGAGTGTAGCCTCTGGGCTTCGTCTGAGTCTTCGACAAAGAGTCCAGCCTGGCTTAAGACAACTCTTAGAAGCTTGCCCTCCTCACTAGTCATAGCTACTTATGTAACGCACTAGGCAATTTAAACTCAGCTTAGCATCGTGCCCTAAGTTGATGTTTAGAGGGGCAGTTGATGGGTGAGAGTGCCTACTTATTTAGGCTAGGCTGTTGGCTTGTGTTTAGTAGCATGGAGGCGCTAAGCTACGGTCTAAGCTATTATCTAGGCTACGTCTGGAACCGAGGCTAGCTGTCTTAAGACGTAGCTCCTTATCTCCTTTGGCCTAGGTAGCTCTCTTACTAACCGACCTTTCTTAAGGAGCGGCTTTAATAAGGGCTCCATGGGCTTACTGCACTTAGGACAATTAGGCTGTGGCTTGCCCCACGGTAGCAAGGCCCCCTCCATACAATCGAAGCACCGGTACGCCTGCTTCCTCCCAGGCATCTTCCCCCTCTTAGATATAGGCTTACCCTCGACCTCAACTATGTCGAAGGCTAGGTCGATGGAGGGGGGGAACATTATCGATGTGCCCACTCCGAAGACGTCCACGATGTCCCTTAGCTTAGCGATTGAGTACTCGTCTAGCCCAGCGCTCAGAACTATTTTCACTTGATGATGTCCATGTAAGTCTAGGGTCCATCTAGTCTCTTCGACTATCCTCCTAACGTCCCCTCTCCTCGACTTAGGTGTATCGAACCTTACGCCAAAGAGCCTACTGCCTAGCGCTTGAGCTGCCATTAAGGCCTCCGTCCTCTCATCAAACCAAGTGTCGCAGAGAGCTATTCTAGGGATGCTTGGCGGCATGACTTCGTCGAACGCTTTCCAAGCTTCGACTTGATCGCCCATGACTATGATTAACTCGTGGGGAATGGTTCCGACAGGCTCTTCGCCTATTAGCTTGGCCCCCGATATGCCTGCCACAGCGTCGCACCCGCCTATGAAGGCGGCCCTATCGGCCATGGGGGCTATGGCTGGATGTATAGCTCTAACACCGAATGAAATCACTGTCCTCTCCTTAGCCGCCTTCTTACACCTA
Proteins encoded:
- the endA gene encoding tRNA-intron lyase: MTSEEGKLLRVVLSQAGLFVEDSDEAQRLHSTSYFGDYVAGKLKLTEVEALYLLERGRIKVFDGERELSFEELVKEVAAKRPKVWLEYLIYSDLRRRGYIVKEGFSGRVEFRVYRRGAKVGEEGAKFLVYGVAEGEPLDLDELHEMVRSARSLRKEPVLAIVNSQGEVCYYAVSLVAL
- a CDS encoding nicotinate phosphoribosyltransferase gives rise to the protein MLFFIAPEDDIKKGLTTDVYYLRTKEALIKRNRAEVNVAMDAHAYSLPEKYEWAVLAGVEEVARLLEGLNVDVYAMDEGTLFRLYEPVLRVEGPYGEFGIYETPILGILRHSSSIATKAARCKKAAKERTVISFGVRAIHPAIAPMADRAAFIGGCDAVAGISGAKLIGEEPVGTIPHELIIVMGDQVEAWKAFDEVMPPSIPRIALCDTWFDERTEALMAAQALGSRLFGVRFDTPKSRRGDVRRIVEETRWTLDLHGHHQVKIVLSAGLDEYSIAKLRDIVDVFGVGTSIMFPPSIDLAFDIVEVEGKPISKRGKMPGRKQAYRCFDCMEGALLPWGKPQPNCPKCSKPMEPLLKPLLKKGRLVRELPRPKEIRSYVLRQLASVPDVA